In a single window of the Pelagibacterium sp. 26DY04 genome:
- the leuS gene encoding leucine--tRNA ligase yields the protein MANAFERYNPREQEPFWQKVWAENKSFETSNDDPRPPYYVLEMFPYPSGRIHMGHVRNYTMGDVVARFQRAKGRNVLHPMGWDAFGMPAENAAMANKVHPREWTYDNIASMRKQLQSMGFSLDWSREFATCDEEYYHRQQMLFIDMLAAGLVTRKTSKVNWDPVDQTVLANEQVIDGRGWRSGAPVEQRELTQWFFKISDFAEDLLEAIDELEDWPDKVRLMQRNWIGRSEGLRVLFEVAAGEAAQKSIEVFTTRPDTLFGASFIALSPDHPLAASLAKSDPDLTAFIAECRRMGTSAEVIETAEKKGYLTPLTVKHPVIGGATLPVYVANFVLMDYGTGAIFGCPAHDQRDLDFARKYDLPVIPVVLPPETEAGEFDIGSEAYTGPGVAFNSGFLDGLDVEAAKAAIAEHLEKRKVDGKPQGVRQVNYRLRDWGISRQRYWGCPIPVIHCDTCGIVPVPKEQLPVRLPEDVEFDTPGNPLDRHPTFKHVDCPSCGSKARRETDTMDTFVDSSWYFARFTAPRAEEPTIPEMADKWLPVDQYIGGIEHAILHLLYSRFFARAMSKTGHMQVAEPFKGLFTQGMVTHETYKDAAGQWVPPSEVVIDTVEGERIARSAADGAQIVIGSVEKMSKSKRNVVDPDDMIATYGADTARWFVLSDSPPERDVQWTEAGIEGAWRFVQRVHKLVGEAEALLRSEPATVDGDDPRVIDMLKIAHKATAQIEADLAGLRFNRAVAQIYELANAIQRFMPQVSESPSLSNIGALRVAIERLVQFIAPMMPHLAESCWKTLGHDTMVCDTPWPETDPAYLVDDTVVIAVQVNGKRRGEIEMPKDAPSAQVEAAALALEAVARILDGNPPRKVIVVPNRIVNVVC from the coding sequence ATGGCAAACGCTTTTGAGCGCTACAATCCGCGCGAACAAGAACCCTTCTGGCAAAAGGTCTGGGCCGAAAACAAGAGCTTCGAAACCTCCAACGACGACCCGCGCCCGCCCTATTACGTGCTCGAGATGTTCCCCTACCCCTCTGGCCGCATCCATATGGGCCATGTGCGCAACTACACCATGGGCGACGTCGTCGCCCGTTTCCAGCGCGCCAAGGGCCGCAACGTCTTGCACCCCATGGGCTGGGACGCCTTCGGCATGCCGGCCGAAAACGCCGCCATGGCCAACAAGGTCCATCCGCGCGAATGGACCTATGACAACATCGCCTCCATGCGCAAGCAGTTGCAATCCATGGGCTTTTCCCTCGATTGGAGCCGCGAGTTCGCAACCTGCGACGAGGAATATTACCACCGCCAGCAGATGCTGTTCATCGACATGCTGGCCGCAGGGCTCGTCACCCGCAAGACCTCCAAGGTCAACTGGGACCCGGTCGACCAGACCGTGCTCGCCAACGAGCAGGTGATCGACGGGCGCGGCTGGCGCTCGGGCGCACCGGTCGAGCAGCGTGAACTGACGCAGTGGTTCTTCAAGATCTCCGATTTCGCCGAGGACCTGCTCGAAGCGATCGATGAGCTGGAGGATTGGCCCGACAAGGTGCGGCTGATGCAGCGCAACTGGATCGGGCGCTCCGAAGGCCTGCGCGTGCTCTTCGAGGTCGCCGCCGGCGAGGCGGCGCAAAAGAGCATCGAGGTGTTCACCACCCGCCCCGACACCCTCTTCGGCGCCTCTTTCATCGCGCTGTCCCCCGATCACCCGCTGGCCGCGTCCCTGGCCAAGTCCGATCCTGACCTCACGGCCTTCATCGCCGAATGCCGCCGCATGGGCACTTCGGCCGAAGTGATCGAAACCGCCGAAAAGAAGGGCTATCTCACTCCGCTCACCGTGAAACATCCGGTGATCGGAGGCGCGACGCTGCCGGTCTATGTCGCCAATTTCGTCCTCATGGACTACGGCACCGGCGCCATTTTCGGCTGCCCGGCCCACGACCAGCGCGACCTCGATTTCGCCCGCAAATACGACCTGCCGGTGATCCCGGTCGTCCTGCCGCCGGAAACCGAGGCTGGCGAGTTCGACATCGGCAGCGAGGCCTATACCGGTCCGGGCGTCGCCTTCAATTCCGGTTTCCTCGACGGCCTGGACGTCGAGGCGGCCAAGGCCGCCATCGCCGAGCACCTGGAAAAACGCAAGGTCGACGGCAAGCCGCAGGGCGTGCGCCAGGTCAATTACCGCCTGCGCGATTGGGGCATTTCGCGCCAGCGCTACTGGGGGTGCCCGATCCCGGTGATCCATTGCGACACCTGCGGCATCGTTCCCGTGCCCAAGGAGCAATTGCCCGTGCGCCTGCCCGAGGATGTCGAGTTCGACACCCCCGGCAACCCGCTCGATCGCCACCCTACCTTCAAGCATGTCGATTGCCCGAGCTGCGGATCGAAAGCCCGGCGCGAAACCGACACCATGGACACCTTTGTCGATTCGTCCTGGTATTTCGCCCGCTTCACCGCCCCACGCGCCGAGGAGCCGACCATCCCCGAGATGGCCGACAAATGGCTGCCGGTCGATCAGTATATCGGCGGCATCGAGCACGCCATTCTGCACCTGCTCTATTCGCGCTTTTTCGCCCGCGCCATGAGCAAGACCGGCCATATGCAGGTCGCCGAACCCTTCAAGGGGCTGTTCACCCAGGGCATGGTGACCCACGAGACCTATAAGGACGCCGCCGGCCAATGGGTGCCGCCGTCCGAGGTGGTCATCGATACCGTAGAGGGCGAGCGCATTGCCCGCTCGGCGGCCGATGGCGCGCAGATCGTCATCGGTTCGGTCGAAAAGATGAGCAAATCCAAGCGCAATGTTGTCGATCCCGACGACATGATCGCCACCTATGGCGCCGACACGGCGCGCTGGTTCGTGCTTTCCGATTCCCCGCCCGAACGCGACGTGCAGTGGACCGAGGCCGGCATCGAGGGCGCCTGGCGCTTCGTCCAGCGCGTCCACAAGCTGGTCGGCGAAGCCGAGGCGCTTTTAAGGAGCGAGCCCGCGACCGTCGATGGCGACGATCCGCGCGTCATCGACATGCTCAAGATCGCCCACAAGGCCACGGCCCAGATCGAGGCCGATCTTGCCGGCCTGCGCTTCAATCGTGCCGTCGCCCAGATCTACGAGCTCGCCAACGCCATCCAGCGCTTCATGCCCCAGGTGAGCGAATCCCCGTCCTTGAGCAATATCGGCGCGCTGCGCGTCGCGATCGAGCGGCTGGTCCAGTTCATCGCCCCCATGATGCCGCATCTGGCCGAAAGCTGCTGGAAGACCTTGGGCCATGACACCATGGTCTGCGACACCCCCTGGCCCGAGACCGATCCGGCATACCTGGTCGACGATACGGTGGTGATCGCCGTTCAGGTCAACGGCAAGCGTCGCGGCGA